In one Bacteroidota bacterium genomic region, the following are encoded:
- the lpdA gene encoding dihydrolipoyl dehydrogenase: MNFDLIVIGTGPGGYVAAIRASQLGLKTAVVEKAELGGICLNWGCIPTKALLKSAQVFEYISHASDYGIKVNGFDADFGAMIKRSRDVAEGMSKGIQFLLKKNKIEVIKGFGTLKGKDVSVKDESGKETVYTAKSIILAVGARSRELPNLKQDGKKVIGYREALVLPSHPKSMVVVGSGAIGSEFAYFYQALGTKVTLVEYLPNIVPFEDEDVSKQLLKSFKKMGMEVMTESSVESVDTSGKTCKVKIKTKKGDETVECDIVLSAVGITTNIEGIGLEETGVATDKGKIIVDEFYQTNIPGIYAIGDCVKGQALAHVASAEGIICVEKIAGHSPEALEYNNIPGCTYCSPEVASVGYTEKAAKEAGYELKIGKFPFSASGKASASGSKDGFIKLIFDAKYGELLGAHMIGANVTEMISEIVVARKLEITGMELIKAVHPHPTMSEAIMEAAAAAYGEVIHL, translated from the coding sequence ATGAATTTTGACTTAATAGTAATAGGAACAGGCCCGGGTGGCTATGTTGCCGCAATAAGAGCTTCGCAATTGGGACTAAAAACAGCTGTTGTAGAAAAAGCTGAATTAGGAGGAATTTGTTTAAATTGGGGATGTATACCTACGAAGGCTTTATTAAAAAGTGCACAGGTGTTTGAATATATTAGCCATGCTTCTGATTATGGTATTAAAGTAAATGGTTTTGATGCTGATTTTGGTGCAATGATAAAAAGAAGCCGTGATGTTGCTGAGGGAATGAGTAAGGGAATACAGTTTTTATTGAAAAAAAATAAAATTGAAGTTATTAAGGGTTTTGGAACCCTTAAAGGCAAGGATGTTAGCGTTAAAGATGAAAGCGGAAAAGAAACGGTATATACTGCAAAAAGTATAATACTTGCAGTTGGTGCTCGTTCAAGGGAACTTCCAAACTTAAAACAAGATGGAAAAAAAGTAATTGGTTACCGTGAGGCTTTGGTTTTGCCTTCACATCCAAAATCAATGGTAGTTGTTGGATCAGGGGCTATTGGTTCCGAATTTGCTTATTTTTACCAGGCTTTGGGCACTAAGGTTACTCTTGTAGAATATCTGCCTAATATTGTTCCTTTTGAAGATGAGGATGTATCAAAACAACTTTTAAAGTCATTTAAGAAAATGGGCATGGAAGTTATGACTGAATCAAGTGTTGAATCGGTTGATACTTCTGGCAAAACCTGTAAAGTAAAAATTAAAACAAAAAAGGGAGATGAGACAGTGGAATGCGATATTGTGCTTTCTGCCGTTGGAATAACAACAAACATTGAAGGAATTGGTCTTGAAGAAACTGGAGTTGCCACAGATAAAGGAAAAATAATAGTTGATGAATTTTATCAAACAAATATTCCCGGAATATATGCTATTGGTGATTGTGTAAAAGGACAAGCTCTTGCTCATGTGGCTAGCGCTGAGGGAATAATATGTGTTGAAAAAATAGCAGGACATTCCCCGGAAGCACTTGAATACAATAATATTCCAGGATGTACTTATTGCTCCCCTGAAGTTGCATCAGTTGGCTATACCGAAAAAGCGGCCAAGGAAGCTGGCTATGAGCTTAAAATAGGCAAGTTTCCATTTTCGGCATCTGGAAAAGCCTCTGCATCAGGAAGCAAAGATGGTTTTATCAAACTTATTTTTGATGCTAAATATGGTGAATTGTTAGGAGCGCATATGATTGGTGCGAACGTTACTGAAATGATATCAGAAATTGTGGTTGCAAGAAAACTTGAAATAACCGGAATGGAATTAATCAAAGCTGTACACCCACATCCTACTATGAGCGAGGCTATTATGGAAGCTGCTGCTGCTGCCTATGGAGAGGTAATTCATTTATAA
- the dacB gene encoding D-alanyl-D-alanine carboxypeptidase/D-alanyl-D-alanine-endopeptidase produces the protein MRIIFVISVIFLFVISPLLSQQSKDNLLNKQLVLQQLVNKTGADKDLKNGSFGFYAIDTKTGTVLIEYNSNQSLIPASTMKAVTTAASLELFGSKHRFKTTLEYDGYIDSECVLQGNLYIKGGGDPSIGSSFLFNKNRFEFLTSWTNAVFASGISGINGSIVGDDEIFSGELIPSTWTWGDIGNYYGACSSGLSVFDNVYEIEFSSGNIGDLVKVKNILPFIPYMQLKSEVKASSVSSDNSIIFGAPNSPHRIIRGEIPSGRTSFFVKGAMPEPPLLAAFAFNEVLKKNGMKISGEPSTINRINTNSKRQKRIQIADFYSPFLIEIINWTNLKSVNLFAEHLLNHIGLLKLKSGESQAGAKALTEFWRSKGIDTQGMFIADGSGLSRANGITAKQLAEVMKYMTGSSEFEFFYNSLAIAGISGSIANICQGTSAGNNLRAKSGYINRVRSYTGYVNNKSGNLIAFAMIANNYTCSPAEMKSKMEKIMVAMSESNCD, from the coding sequence GTGCGGATTATTTTTGTAATAAGTGTTATTTTCCTTTTTGTTATAAGTCCTTTGCTTTCCCAACAAAGCAAGGATAACCTTTTAAATAAACAACTGGTATTACAGCAACTTGTCAACAAAACGGGTGCTGATAAGGATTTAAAAAACGGTTCTTTCGGTTTTTATGCAATTGATACTAAGACAGGAACAGTATTAATTGAATACAACTCCAATCAAAGTCTTATTCCTGCTTCCACTATGAAAGCAGTTACAACAGCTGCAAGTCTTGAGCTTTTCGGGAGTAAGCACCGGTTTAAAACTACATTGGAATATGATGGATACATAGATTCTGAATGTGTATTACAAGGTAATTTATACATTAAAGGGGGAGGAGATCCATCCATTGGGTCATCCTTTTTATTTAACAAAAACAGGTTTGAATTTTTGACCAGTTGGACTAATGCTGTATTCGCATCAGGAATTTCTGGAATAAATGGTTCAATTGTAGGAGATGATGAAATTTTTTCAGGCGAATTAATTCCATCCACATGGACCTGGGGAGATATTGGAAATTATTATGGAGCTTGTTCCAGTGGCTTATCTGTATTTGATAATGTATATGAAATAGAATTTTCAAGTGGAAATATTGGAGATTTAGTGAAAGTGAAAAACATTTTACCATTCATTCCTTATATGCAACTAAAGAGTGAAGTGAAGGCAAGCTCTGTTTCCTCAGATAATTCAATAATTTTCGGAGCTCCAAATTCTCCTCATCGAATAATAAGAGGAGAAATTCCTTCGGGAAGAACTTCCTTTTTTGTAAAAGGAGCAATGCCAGAGCCTCCCCTGTTGGCTGCTTTTGCCTTTAATGAGGTTTTAAAGAAAAACGGCATGAAAATTTCGGGTGAACCCTCTACGATCAACAGAATAAATACAAACAGCAAGCGTCAAAAAAGAATACAAATTGCTGATTTTTATTCGCCATTTTTAATTGAAATTATAAACTGGACGAATCTAAAGAGCGTAAATCTTTTTGCGGAACATTTGTTAAATCACATTGGCTTGTTAAAATTAAAATCAGGAGAATCCCAGGCAGGCGCAAAAGCACTCACCGAATTTTGGCGATCAAAGGGAATAGATACACAAGGTATGTTTATTGCAGATGGAAGCGGATTATCAAGAGCAAATGGAATAACTGCAAAGCAATTGGCAGAGGTAATGAAATACATGACAGGTTCTTCTGAATTCGAATTTTTTTACAATTCCCTTGCAATAGCCGGAATAAGCGGTTCAATTGCAAATATTTGCCAGGGAACATCCGCCGGAAATAATTTAAGAGCAAAAAGCGGTTATATTAACCGGGTAAGAAGCTATACGGGATACGTTAACAACAAAAGCGGAAACCTAATTGCCTTTGCAATGATTGCCAACAATTATACCTGCTCTCCAGCAGAAATGAAATCAAAAATGGAAAAAATAATGGTTGCAATGTCAGAAAGCAATTGTGATTAG
- the asnB gene encoding asparagine synthase (glutamine-hydrolyzing) yields the protein MCGITGVYAFQPGAEDFLSGIDSSVFTLSKRGPDSHCVYKHNKIALGHTRLSIIDTSEAGIQPFTDISGRYTIVFNGEFFNFKEHKAKLIKAGVTFKSGTDTEVLLYLYISEGVKCLNKINGFFAFAIYDKLEDSLFIARDRLGVKPLYYSVDQNRLIFASEMKAMMAYGIKKEIDQVSLFTYFQLNYIPAPHSIFKNIKKLEPGNYLIIKNNEVSFATYYSIKKEEKKPELSYENAKSELIDLLEDAVQKRLISDVPLGAFLSGGVDSSIITALASKHTPHLNTFSIGFKDEPMFDETYYAELVANKYKTNHTVFSLSNEDLYTHLFDALDYLDEPFADSSALNVFILSYLTKKHLTVALSGDGADELFAGYHKHYAEYKAMQGGLSASLVKSAAPLWELLPKSRNNIFSNKIRQLEKFSKGLNLTRKNRYWKWAGLMDEKAALFLLNIKDEQLKEFFERKNKILEHINQDGDFNEILLTDSTLVLPNDMLVKVDMMSMANSLEVRSPFLDYRVVDFAFSLPASFKINDKLKKRILQDAFRPFLPQELYARPKKGFEVPLLKWMKTGLKSLIEKELLEENFIRQQNIFNFESVKGLLKKLNSPNPGDSVANIWALLVFQYWWKKYMND from the coding sequence ATGTGTGGCATTACAGGAGTTTATGCATTTCAACCAGGAGCTGAAGATTTCTTATCAGGAATTGATTCCTCCGTTTTTACCCTATCCAAAAGGGGGCCGGATAGCCATTGTGTTTATAAACATAATAAAATTGCTTTAGGTCATACTCGTCTTTCAATAATTGATACTTCCGAAGCAGGAATTCAACCATTTACAGATATTTCCGGAAGGTATACAATTGTTTTTAACGGTGAATTTTTTAATTTTAAAGAACACAAAGCAAAATTAATTAAAGCCGGAGTAACATTCAAATCAGGCACGGATACTGAAGTATTACTTTATTTATACATTTCGGAAGGTGTAAAATGCCTAAATAAAATAAATGGTTTTTTTGCCTTTGCAATTTATGACAAACTGGAGGATTCTTTATTTATAGCAAGAGACCGATTGGGAGTTAAACCTCTTTATTATTCAGTTGATCAAAACAGGTTGATTTTCGCATCAGAAATGAAAGCGATGATGGCGTATGGAATAAAAAAGGAAATTGACCAGGTGTCCTTGTTTACTTATTTTCAATTAAATTATATTCCTGCTCCACATTCTATTTTTAAGAATATCAAAAAATTAGAGCCTGGAAATTACCTTATCATTAAAAATAATGAGGTTTCTTTTGCTACCTATTATTCAATTAAAAAAGAAGAAAAAAAACCAGAACTAAGTTATGAAAATGCAAAATCAGAATTAATTGATTTACTTGAAGATGCAGTTCAGAAAAGACTAATTTCAGATGTACCATTAGGAGCATTTTTAAGCGGTGGGGTTGATTCTTCAATAATTACAGCCTTAGCCAGTAAGCATACACCTCATCTTAATACATTTTCTATTGGATTTAAAGATGAACCTATGTTTGATGAAACATATTATGCAGAGCTTGTTGCCAATAAATACAAAACAAACCATACCGTTTTTTCATTAAGCAATGAGGACCTTTACACTCACTTATTTGATGCACTTGATTATTTGGATGAACCATTTGCAGATTCATCAGCATTAAATGTTTTCATCCTAAGTTATCTAACAAAAAAACATTTAACAGTGGCTCTTTCAGGAGATGGGGCTGATGAACTTTTTGCAGGATACCATAAGCATTATGCAGAATATAAAGCAATGCAAGGTGGACTTTCAGCTTCCTTGGTAAAATCTGCTGCTCCTCTTTGGGAATTACTTCCAAAATCCCGCAACAATATTTTTTCCAATAAAATAAGACAGTTGGAAAAGTTCAGCAAAGGACTTAACTTGACAAGAAAAAACAGGTATTGGAAATGGGCTGGTTTAATGGATGAGAAAGCGGCCTTGTTTCTTCTGAACATTAAAGACGAGCAACTAAAGGAATTTTTTGAAAGAAAAAATAAAATTTTAGAACATATAAACCAGGATGGCGATTTCAATGAAATACTCCTCACGGATTCCACTTTGGTTTTGCCAAATGATATGCTTGTAAAGGTAGATATGATGTCAATGGCAAATAGTTTAGAGGTTAGATCACCCTTTTTGGATTACCGCGTTGTGGATTTTGCTTTTTCTTTACCTGCTTCATTTAAAATTAACGATAAACTAAAAAAACGAATACTTCAGGATGCCTTCCGACCTTTTTTACCCCAGGAATTATATGCAAGGCCAAAAAAGGGATTTGAAGTTCCCCTTCTCAAATGGATGAAAACTGGTTTAAAAAGTTTAATTGAAAAGGAGTTGCTCGAAGAAAATTTTATCCGTCAGCAAAACATTTTTAACTTTGAGTCTGTTAAAGGATTATTAAAAAAACTTAATTCACCCAATCCAGGGGATTCTGTTGCCAATATTTGGGCTTTATTGGTGTTCCAATATTGGTGGAAAAAATACATGAACGATTAA
- a CDS encoding DUF952 domain-containing protein: protein MFYEFNGYIPVVDESAFVHPQASVTGNVIIGKNVYIGPGAAIRGDWGQIVIEDGCNVQENCTIHMFPGVTVTLHKSAHIGHGAIIHGASIGENSLIGMNAVIMDNAQVGNNCIVGALCFVPADMKIPERKVVVGNPAKIIKEVSDEMIQWKTKGTELYQQLPNDCYSSLKPCEPLRTMPSDRPKQQNVYKTWNKSKNKLKILHIAEEENWEKSTESGFYYNDSLSTEGFIHCSLAEDFEETANLHYKNKNNLLVLCINGEKVKPEIKMEMALKRGKLFPHIYGPINVDAVESVLALKMDENGLFILPKNLML, encoded by the coding sequence ATGTTTTACGAATTTAACGGATATATACCAGTAGTTGATGAATCAGCTTTTGTTCATCCCCAGGCCTCAGTAACAGGGAATGTAATTATTGGTAAAAATGTATATATTGGTCCTGGTGCTGCCATTCGGGGTGATTGGGGACAAATTGTAATTGAAGACGGTTGTAATGTACAGGAAAATTGCACAATACATATGTTTCCCGGTGTTACAGTTACCCTGCATAAGTCCGCTCACATAGGACATGGTGCTATAATACATGGAGCAAGCATTGGAGAAAATTCATTAATAGGAATGAATGCAGTAATTATGGATAATGCACAAGTAGGGAATAATTGTATTGTTGGTGCATTGTGTTTTGTACCAGCTGATATGAAAATACCCGAAAGAAAAGTGGTGGTAGGAAATCCCGCTAAAATAATAAAAGAGGTAAGTGATGAAATGATCCAATGGAAAACCAAAGGGACAGAATTGTATCAGCAACTTCCGAATGATTGTTATAGCAGTCTTAAACCTTGCGAACCTTTAAGAACAATGCCATCAGACAGACCAAAACAACAAAATGTATATAAAACCTGGAATAAATCAAAAAACAAATTAAAAATTCTTCATATTGCCGAGGAGGAAAATTGGGAAAAATCAACTGAATCAGGGTTTTATTATAATGATTCCTTATCTACAGAGGGTTTCATTCATTGCTCACTTGCTGAAGACTTTGAAGAAACAGCAAACCTTCATTATAAAAACAAAAACAACCTTCTCGTTCTTTGCATTAATGGTGAAAAGGTTAAACCAGAAATAAAAATGGAAATGGCCTTAAAAAGAGGTAAGTTATTTCCACACATTTATGGTCCAATAAATGTGGATGCTGTAGAAAGTGTTCTGGCATTAAAAATGGATGAAAACGGATTATTTATACTACCTAAAAATTTAATGTTATGA
- a CDS encoding T9SS type A sorting domain-containing protein — translation MRISILLTLLLSSLTIQGQTFIKSFTFDGVVRSYRIFIPSNYDPLNEYPLVFNLHGNGSSASQQEPYSQMNLIADTANFIVVYPDGISNTWNSGFNVPYNSGTNDVGFISALIDTVSANYTINSQRVYSCGMSMGGFMSYRLACELNGRIAAIASVTGLMSVQLPQNCQQQKEVPVLQIHGTDDATVLYNGTSWHTSVNATVDFWIQKNNCPTTAIVTNMPDIVNEGSTVVKYYYGPCTNNSEVVLFKVEGGGHTWPGDIAVPSLGNTNQDIKASIEIWKFFSRHELALPTSVIHTKLSKGNSIIIAPNPVNDKLNLSFSETEQEKIISVFNSKAVLVHTQTVAPSISSTAIDLTTFPTGLYLVVINNGESKEVVKVVKK, via the coding sequence ATGAGAATATCAATCCTACTAACCCTTTTGCTTTCATCCTTAACTATACAAGGACAAACATTTATAAAAAGCTTTACTTTTGATGGTGTTGTAAGAAGCTATAGAATTTTTATTCCTTCCAATTATGATCCCTTAAATGAATATCCTCTTGTTTTCAACCTGCACGGGAATGGTTCAAGTGCAAGCCAGCAGGAGCCCTATTCACAAATGAATTTGATTGCTGATACAGCAAATTTCATAGTTGTATATCCTGACGGAATAAGCAATACCTGGAACAGTGGATTTAATGTTCCTTATAACTCTGGTACGAATGATGTAGGTTTTATTTCAGCACTTATCGATACGGTTTCTGCAAATTACACTATCAATTCTCAAAGAGTTTATTCCTGTGGAATGTCTATGGGTGGTTTTATGAGTTACCGTTTGGCTTGCGAATTAAATGGAAGAATAGCAGCAATAGCCTCAGTTACAGGTTTAATGTCGGTACAGCTTCCTCAAAATTGCCAGCAACAAAAAGAGGTTCCTGTGCTTCAAATACATGGCACTGACGATGCAACCGTATTATACAATGGAACATCCTGGCACACATCTGTTAATGCCACGGTAGATTTTTGGATTCAAAAAAACAATTGTCCAACAACAGCTATAGTTACCAACATGCCAGATATAGTGAATGAAGGTTCAACTGTTGTAAAATATTATTATGGTCCCTGTACTAACAACAGTGAGGTTGTATTATTTAAAGTTGAAGGCGGTGGTCATACATGGCCAGGTGACATTGCTGTTCCCTCACTTGGTAATACTAATCAGGATATTAAAGCAAGCATTGAAATCTGGAAATTCTTTAGCAGACATGAATTAGCTTTACCAACTTCGGTTATCCATACTAAATTAAGCAAGGGTAATAGTATAATTATTGCTCCAAACCCCGTAAATGATAAACTAAACTTAAGTTTTTCAGAAACTGAACAGGAGAAAATAATTTCTGTTTTTAATTCTAAAGCTGTGCTTGTTCACACTCAAACTGTTGCTCCATCAATTAGTTCCACGGCTATTGATCTTACAACATTCCCAACAGGTTTATATCTTGTTGTTATTAATAATGGTGAATCAAAGGAGGTTGTTAAAGTGGTAAAGAAGTAA
- a CDS encoding PD40 domain-containing protein produces MLFDRYIIATLSALILLCTPEILNAQDTLNQKEHSNNKLFRQSKKHANAGEPELSRAKLIKLVERNPDNFNYNYELGLNYYYTFHRKEEALPYFEKAVKNSPKDTIGELFYYLGDLYQHKGELEKAIENYTIMKQFVKNNKPGKELFSELNFRIAQCFGGKAFAVAVDKKVKVENMGSNINSKFPDYAPVINNEEHILMFTSRRSSNLGGKIDYRDDKFFEDMYLSRKEENGFSPAQKFLVSDKYVGLIPNSPKHDAVVGFSSDEQKLFTFRDNSLWVSHLTKEGIWQGPEKLNENINSNKGYQPHACISSDGKTMFFSSERKGGLGGLDLYSSTLQEDGTWGIAKNIGAEINTKYNEDSPFISEDGKTLYFSSKGHNTIGGYDIFYTHNINGSWTKPVNLGRPVNSMADDIFYNPVKVGNQAYFSSSRPDGLGDMDIYRITYLTEPEFKDCNVITQVQNDSPNSVKFINFTMPDTILKGDQVFFDASQSRVKDSEIGNDVFWLFADGSTAKEVKTTHTFENTGVYEIKMELQAFHKIKLTTDNYCISKFIHVVEKVKEPLLAVNNPKNNSKEASNDDNKVGAIVGEFVFENVYYDFDKGQVKVDSKNALDKNIAILKANPDVKIKIIAYADSKGSLDYNIRLSKKRANEAAQYLILKGISAKRIQAIEGKGEANLVNKCADGVECTPEEHQLNRRAEFIVVGN; encoded by the coding sequence ATGTTATTTGATCGATATATAATTGCCACATTAAGTGCTTTAATCTTGCTTTGCACTCCGGAAATACTAAATGCTCAGGATACACTAAATCAAAAGGAGCATTCAAATAATAAACTTTTCCGTCAATCAAAAAAGCATGCAAATGCAGGTGAACCTGAACTTTCGAGAGCAAAATTAATTAAGCTGGTTGAAAGAAATCCTGATAATTTCAATTATAATTATGAACTTGGTTTAAATTACTATTATACATTCCACAGAAAGGAAGAAGCTCTTCCTTATTTTGAAAAAGCAGTAAAAAATTCTCCTAAAGACACAATTGGGGAGCTTTTTTATTATTTGGGTGATTTGTACCAGCATAAGGGCGAGCTTGAAAAAGCTATTGAAAATTATACTATTATGAAGCAGTTTGTAAAAAACAATAAACCCGGAAAGGAATTGTTTTCTGAACTAAACTTCCGCATTGCACAGTGTTTTGGAGGAAAAGCATTTGCTGTAGCTGTGGATAAAAAGGTGAAAGTTGAAAATATGGGAAGCAATATTAATTCAAAATTCCCGGATTATGCACCAGTTATAAATAATGAAGAACACATATTGATGTTTACCTCCAGAAGGAGCAGCAATTTGGGTGGAAAGATTGATTACAGGGATGACAAGTTTTTTGAGGATATGTATTTATCACGAAAAGAGGAAAATGGTTTTTCTCCTGCTCAAAAGTTCCTTGTTTCAGATAAATATGTGGGATTAATTCCTAATTCTCCAAAGCATGATGCTGTTGTTGGCTTTTCTTCTGACGAGCAAAAACTGTTTACTTTTCGCGACAATAGTCTTTGGGTATCTCATCTTACAAAAGAGGGCATTTGGCAAGGACCCGAAAAATTGAATGAAAATATCAATTCCAATAAGGGTTACCAACCTCATGCCTGCATTAGTTCAGATGGAAAAACAATGTTTTTTTCAAGTGAACGAAAAGGTGGGCTGGGTGGACTTGATTTATATTCATCCACTCTCCAGGAAGATGGAACCTGGGGAATCGCAAAGAATATTGGAGCTGAAATAAATACTAAATACAATGAGGATAGTCCATTTATTTCTGAAGATGGTAAAACTTTGTATTTTTCTTCAAAGGGACATAATACAATTGGAGGATACGATATCTTTTATACCCACAATATAAATGGAAGCTGGACCAAACCGGTTAATCTTGGAAGACCTGTTAATTCAATGGCTGATGATATTTTTTACAATCCGGTTAAAGTAGGCAATCAGGCTTATTTTTCATCCTCAAGACCTGATGGCCTTGGTGATATGGATATTTACCGTATTACTTATTTAACTGAACCTGAATTCAAGGATTGTAATGTTATTACACAAGTCCAAAATGATTCTCCGAATTCGGTTAAATTTATAAATTTCACTATGCCTGATACCATACTTAAGGGAGACCAAGTGTTTTTTGATGCTTCCCAAAGCAGGGTAAAGGATTCAGAAATAGGGAACGATGTTTTTTGGTTATTCGCAGACGGGAGCACTGCAAAGGAAGTAAAAACAACTCATACCTTTGAAAATACAGGAGTTTACGAGATAAAAATGGAACTTCAGGCATTTCATAAAATAAAACTAACCACTGATAATTATTGTATAAGCAAGTTTATACATGTAGTGGAAAAAGTGAAGGAACCATTATTGGCAGTCAATAATCCAAAGAATAATTCAAAAGAGGCCTCCAATGATGATAATAAAGTAGGGGCGATTGTTGGTGAATTTGTTTTCGAAAATGTTTATTACGATTTCGATAAAGGCCAGGTAAAGGTAGACTCCAAAAATGCATTAGATAAAAACATTGCCATTCTCAAAGCCAATCCTGATGTGAAAATCAAAATAATTGCATATGCAGATTCTAAAGGATCGCTTGATTACAATATTCGTTTATCCAAAAAAAGGGCCAATGAAGCAGCTCAATATTTAATTTTGAAGGGTATAAGCGCCAAACGAATTCAAGCAATTGAAGGCAAGGGGGAAGCTAATTTGGTTAATAAATGTGCCGATGGAGTTGAATGCACTCCTGAAGAACATCAATTAAACAGAAGGGCTGAATTTATTGTTGTTGGGAACTAA